The proteins below are encoded in one region of Brachyspira intermedia PWS/A:
- a CDS encoding methyl-accepting chemotaxis protein produces MKIFNSLQFKISMVIIVPFIIMLVISNLFNIFSVNNVTKKLSYKVLEESAKGEAAKVQSIVQEAFDSLSTFEYTIDNLYRSGERNREVYKNTTKDFFSTLPDNTGALFLIFKNNVMGNDADYINDPNYSEAGGMFSDYVYRNNGSAADRGMTREELKSDYYSVPVTTGNINITSIYDFEVGGKMVKMNTWSIPLKNNGEIIGVAGVDIFIESLAPIMDNINPFENTLTSLFDHNGTLLYNKENETYVGKNVYEAYPYYRDNNVLESIKAGQTVIFEDFSATLNTKSTYIFVPIKLETGQNWGMKILVPNYVILEDSNNIRNIMIIILALILVIVFIITPLIINKKVVFIIKLLAQDLTKLSKGDISWDTPPGFTELKDEWGDIARAIKSILDNLNNVMNTVKESSEQVESAANEVLSGNNDLSNRTEMQASSLEETASTMNEMASNVKFAVSDIYDSTNMVVEAKDYVGKAGKIIEESVNKMDAVYESSSKIMDITKIIESIAFQTNILALNASVEAARAGEQGRGFAVVASEVRNLAQNTQESVKNITSLIVDSNDKINLAAASVNESKDIFNDISDRMDKVSDLMQKVNIAAKEQENGIGQINVAINEMDSSVQQNAALVEEASSSSQLLLNEAQNLNKLIDFFKLR; encoded by the coding sequence ATGAAGATCTTTAACAGCCTGCAATTTAAAATAAGTATGGTTATAATTGTTCCTTTTATTATCATGCTTGTTATATCAAATTTATTTAACATATTTTCTGTTAATAATGTTACTAAAAAACTTTCATATAAGGTATTGGAGGAAAGTGCCAAAGGAGAGGCAGCTAAAGTACAGTCCATTGTTCAGGAAGCATTCGATAGTTTAAGTACATTTGAATATACAATAGATAATTTATACAGATCAGGAGAGAGAAACAGAGAAGTATATAAAAATACAACTAAAGATTTTTTTAGTACTCTTCCTGATAATACAGGAGCTTTGTTTCTTATATTTAAAAATAATGTAATGGGCAATGATGCTGATTATATAAATGATCCTAACTATTCAGAAGCAGGCGGTATGTTTTCAGATTATGTATATAGAAATAATGGTTCTGCTGCCGACAGAGGTATGACAAGAGAAGAATTAAAAAGTGACTATTATTCAGTGCCTGTAACTACAGGAAATATTAATATTACATCTATATATGATTTTGAAGTAGGCGGCAAGATGGTAAAAATGAACACTTGGTCTATACCTTTAAAAAATAACGGAGAAATTATAGGCGTTGCAGGTGTAGATATATTTATAGAATCATTAGCCCCTATAATGGATAATATTAATCCTTTTGAAAATACTCTCACTTCTTTATTTGATCATAATGGTACACTTCTCTATAATAAAGAAAATGAAACTTATGTTGGTAAAAATGTTTATGAGGCATATCCTTATTACAGGGATAATAATGTATTAGAAAGTATAAAAGCAGGTCAAACTGTGATATTTGAGGATTTCAGTGCAACATTAAATACTAAATCTACATATATATTTGTACCTATAAAACTTGAAACAGGTCAGAATTGGGGTATGAAAATATTAGTTCCTAATTATGTAATACTTGAAGATAGTAATAATATAAGAAATATTATGATTATAATTTTAGCTTTGATATTAGTAATAGTCTTTATTATTACACCTCTAATAATAAATAAAAAAGTTGTATTTATCATTAAATTACTTGCTCAGGATTTGACTAAATTATCTAAAGGAGATATATCTTGGGATACTCCTCCAGGATTTACAGAACTTAAAGATGAGTGGGGAGATATAGCCAGAGCAATAAAAAGTATATTAGATAATTTAAATAATGTTATGAATACGGTTAAAGAATCATCAGAACAAGTTGAAAGTGCTGCCAATGAAGTTCTTTCAGGAAATAATGATTTATCTAATAGAACAGAAATGCAGGCTTCCAGCTTGGAGGAAACAGCATCAACTATGAATGAAATGGCTTCTAATGTGAAATTTGCCGTTTCTGATATATATGATAGTACAAATATGGTTGTTGAAGCAAAGGATTATGTAGGCAAGGCAGGTAAAATAATAGAAGAAAGCGTTAATAAAATGGATGCTGTTTATGAGTCCAGTTCTAAAATAATGGATATAACTAAAATTATAGAATCTATTGCATTTCAAACAAATATACTTGCACTTAATGCTTCAGTAGAGGCGGCAAGAGCTGGAGAGCAGGGAAGAGGTTTTGCTGTTGTAGCCAGCGAAGTTAGAAATTTGGCACAGAATACACAAGAATCCGTAAAAAATATTACTTCTCTTATAGTTGATAGTAATGATAAAATCAATTTAGCTGCTGCTAGCGTTAATGAATCTAAGGATATTTTTAATGATATATCAGACAGAATGGATAAAGTTTCTGATTTGATGCAGAAGGTTAATATAGCTGCTAAAGAACAGGAAAATGGAATAGGGCAGATTAATGTTGCTATAAATGAAATGGATTCTTCTGTTCAGCAAAATGCTGCTTTAGTAGAGGAGGCTAGTTCTTCATCTCAGTTGCTTTTAAATGAGGCTCAAAATTTAAATAAATTAATCGATTTCTTTAAATTAAGATAA
- the lon gene encoding endopeptidase La, which translates to MAKDKDKLDNNKNIDNNKNKKEDNTVAIVEDKLPSRLIIIPVMGKPLFPGLYAPFPIPAHHADAVNKAIAENDGFLGLNLYISDTPSEKKTPSVDEIYKVGVVVKVFKKLNLPDGGLNLLINSIRRYKVIKFVTTDPVIRAEPLYIPDIDPFRNEKEAKEIKAYTRALLSDIKAISENNPLFTEEMRLTMVNVDDPGRLADFVTSMLNVERASQQEILETFDIQERLEKVHLLLQKEREISEIQQKIQGSINSKVQKQQREYFLKEQLKEIKKELGYDTDPKQRDIEKYKKTLEELNVIDEVKERMEQEIEKISTIDTHSPEYTVSKNYLDTLFALPWNKENKEREDISKSKKILDRDHYGLEDVKERIYEFLAVRKLNPEKKSSILCFVGPPGVGKTSIGKSIAEALDRPFFRFSLGGMRDEAEIKGHRRTYIGAMPGKIIEALKIVKVKNPVLMLDEIDKLGTSFQGDPSSALLEVLDPEQNASFRDHYLDLPFDLSNVLFITTANTLDTIPRPLLDRMEVIRLSGYIMEEKLKIASKYIIPRQVKAHGLDIKNIKFTNKAISTIIDGYAREAGVRNFERRIERICRKIAADIVEHNKKTYSYTVDEKDLEKYLKKPIFTEDFTEKDLKPGNSIGLAWTSLGGATLTIESIKVSEKKDSGNIQVTGQLGDVMSESVEIAYSYVKSVAKDYGVAENYFNDAMIHLHIPEGATPKDGPSAGITMATALLSLSMNKVIRNDTAMTGELSLNGKVLPIGGLKEKTIAAKRLGFIKHIIIPYENIRDLDEIPENVKKGLAFHPVKDVKEVFDFMFKLNKLNKSENKKSSKKTYKKSK; encoded by the coding sequence ATGGCTAAGGATAAAGATAAATTAGATAATAATAAAAATATCGATAATAATAAAAATAAAAAAGAGGATAATACGGTTGCAATCGTGGAAGATAAATTACCTTCAAGATTAATAATCATACCAGTAATGGGAAAACCTTTATTTCCCGGGCTTTATGCACCATTTCCTATACCGGCTCATCATGCAGATGCTGTAAATAAGGCTATAGCCGAAAATGACGGATTTTTAGGACTTAATTTATATATTTCTGATACTCCGTCTGAAAAGAAAACGCCTTCTGTTGATGAAATTTATAAAGTTGGTGTTGTTGTAAAAGTATTCAAAAAATTAAATTTGCCTGACGGCGGACTTAATCTTCTTATAAATTCCATACGAAGATATAAAGTTATAAAATTTGTAACTACAGATCCTGTAATAAGAGCTGAACCTCTTTATATACCTGATATAGATCCTTTCAGAAATGAGAAAGAAGCCAAAGAAATAAAAGCATATACTAGAGCTTTACTTTCAGATATAAAAGCCATAAGTGAGAATAATCCGCTTTTTACTGAAGAAATGCGTCTTACTATGGTGAATGTTGATGATCCCGGAAGATTAGCTGATTTTGTTACATCTATGCTTAATGTAGAGCGTGCAAGTCAGCAGGAAATACTTGAAACTTTTGATATTCAGGAAAGACTTGAAAAGGTTCATCTTCTTCTTCAAAAAGAGAGAGAAATATCAGAAATACAGCAGAAGATTCAAGGTAGCATTAATTCTAAAGTACAAAAACAGCAAAGAGAATATTTCTTAAAAGAACAATTAAAAGAAATAAAAAAAGAATTGGGCTATGATACAGATCCTAAACAAAGAGATATAGAGAAATACAAAAAAACTCTTGAAGAACTTAATGTTATAGATGAAGTTAAAGAGAGAATGGAACAGGAGATAGAAAAGATTTCTACAATAGATACTCATTCTCCGGAATATACTGTTTCTAAAAATTATTTGGATACTTTATTTGCTTTGCCTTGGAATAAGGAAAATAAAGAAAGAGAAGATATTTCAAAAAGTAAAAAGATATTGGACAGAGATCATTACGGACTTGAAGATGTTAAAGAGAGAATATACGAATTTTTAGCAGTGAGAAAATTAAATCCTGAGAAAAAATCTTCTATACTATGTTTTGTAGGTCCTCCGGGGGTTGGTAAAACTTCTATAGGTAAGAGTATTGCTGAGGCATTAGACAGACCTTTCTTCAGATTTTCTTTAGGCGGTATGAGAGATGAAGCTGAAATTAAAGGACATAGAAGAACTTATATAGGTGCTATGCCTGGTAAAATTATTGAAGCTTTGAAGATAGTAAAAGTAAAAAATCCGGTACTTATGCTTGATGAAATTGATAAATTGGGAACTAGTTTTCAGGGCGATCCTTCAAGTGCCTTACTTGAAGTTTTAGATCCGGAACAGAATGCATCATTTAGAGATCATTATTTGGATTTGCCTTTCGATTTATCAAATGTTTTATTTATAACTACTGCAAATACACTTGATACAATTCCTAGACCTTTGCTTGACAGAATGGAAGTTATAAGACTTTCAGGATACATTATGGAGGAGAAATTAAAAATAGCTTCTAAATATATTATACCTAGACAGGTTAAAGCTCATGGACTTGATATAAAAAATATAAAATTTACTAATAAGGCTATAAGTACGATAATAGACGGATATGCTAGAGAGGCTGGGGTTAGAAATTTTGAAAGAAGAATAGAAAGAATATGCAGAAAAATTGCTGCTGATATTGTAGAGCATAATAAAAAAACTTACAGCTATACAGTAGATGAAAAAGATTTAGAGAAGTATCTTAAAAAGCCAATATTTACAGAAGATTTCACAGAGAAGGATTTGAAGCCTGGAAACTCTATAGGATTAGCTTGGACATCTTTAGGCGGGGCAACTCTTACTATAGAATCAATAAAGGTATCAGAGAAAAAAGATTCTGGAAACATACAAGTAACAGGACAGCTTGGCGATGTTATGAGCGAGAGTGTAGAGATAGCTTATAGTTATGTAAAAAGCGTTGCCAAAGATTATGGCGTTGCTGAAAATTATTTTAATGATGCTATGATTCACTTGCATATTCCTGAGGGAGCTACTCCTAAAGACGGCCCTTCAGCAGGTATTACTATGGCTACTGCCTTGCTTTCACTTTCTATGAATAAAGTTATAAGAAATGATACTGCTATGACAGGCGAGCTTTCATTGAATGGAAAAGTTTTGCCTATAGGTGGACTTAAAGAAAAAACTATAGCGGCAAAAAGGCTTGGATTCATTAAGCATATAATAATACCTTATGAGAATATTAGGGATTTAGATGAGATTCCTGAAAATGTTAAAAAGGGTTTAGCTTTCCATCCTGTTAAAGATGTTAAAGAGGTATTTGATTTTATGTTTAAATTGAATAAGCTAAATAAATCAGAAAACAAAAAATCATCTAAAAAAACATACAAAAAAAGTAAATAA
- the creD gene encoding cell envelope integrity protein CreD: MIKNFNEITKTLGFKILIIVILGLLLLIPMSFINSVVRDRISYQREAVSSIIEPVGSSANIQGIVVAIPYLTRVIDSETKEISYIRKYIFYMPNEYNVTGDVEVSSLNRGIFKAPIFNSKLNITGRFDKYNAEIYNLDENNDTILYDEAMIILGIGNKKNLMKLPTILVNENEELKYYEKNISIALNMFNNKFFYTISRDRILNGFDFNITMDIQGGNSLIITPLASENTFKISSKWKDPSFTGGFLPTKREVNNDGFNAEWNIASFNTAFTKYWTSDENANRADNIDDTQYFTADQNLNRSSNNVLISFLLLNDNYQKTSRSVKYAILFIFIPFFVLFLCEVLSKKRIHPVQYILIGIANAIFYLLLLAISEHINFNISYFISALMVTALTSIYIGYIIKSPKYTISMAIVEALIYIFLFGILQLTDYALLMGTLGLFAVIALAMYFTRNVDWYGENN, translated from the coding sequence ATGATAAAAAATTTTAATGAGATAACAAAAACTTTAGGTTTTAAAATACTTATAATAGTGATATTAGGTCTTTTGCTTTTGATACCTATGTCTTTTATAAACAGTGTTGTAAGAGATAGAATCAGTTATCAAAGAGAGGCTGTATCTTCTATAATAGAGCCTGTGGGAAGCAGTGCCAATATACAAGGTATAGTTGTTGCAATACCTTATTTAACTAGGGTTATTGACAGTGAGACTAAAGAGATAAGCTATATAAGAAAATATATTTTTTATATGCCTAATGAATATAATGTTACGGGCGATGTTGAAGTTTCAAGTTTAAACAGAGGAATATTTAAAGCCCCTATATTCAATTCTAAATTAAATATTACAGGAAGATTTGATAAATACAATGCTGAAATATATAATTTAGATGAAAATAATGATACTATACTTTATGATGAAGCTATGATTATATTAGGAATAGGAAATAAAAAGAATCTTATGAAGCTTCCTACTATATTAGTTAATGAAAATGAAGAGCTTAAATATTATGAGAAAAATATTAGTATAGCTTTAAATATGTTTAATAATAAATTCTTCTATACCATTTCAAGAGATAGAATATTAAATGGTTTTGATTTTAATATTACAATGGACATTCAAGGAGGAAACTCTCTTATAATAACTCCATTAGCTTCTGAAAACACTTTTAAAATATCTTCAAAATGGAAAGATCCTAGTTTTACAGGCGGATTCTTGCCTACAAAGAGAGAAGTTAATAATGATGGATTCAATGCCGAGTGGAATATAGCCAGTTTTAATACAGCATTTACTAAGTATTGGACTAGCGATGAAAATGCAAATAGAGCAGATAATATTGATGATACTCAATACTTCACTGCAGATCAAAATCTTAATAGATCATCAAACAATGTTTTAATATCTTTTCTACTTCTAAATGATAATTATCAGAAAACATCAAGAAGCGTGAAGTATGCAATATTATTTATATTCATTCCGTTTTTTGTATTATTTTTATGCGAGGTGCTTTCAAAGAAACGCATACACCCTGTTCAATATATATTAATAGGTATAGCTAATGCAATATTCTATCTACTTCTTTTAGCTATATCAGAACATATAAACTTCAATATTAGTTATTTTATAAGTGCATTGATGGTAACGGCTTTAACTTCAATATATATAGGCTACATTATAAAATCGCCGAAGTACACTATTTCAATGGCTATTGTAGAGGCTTTGATATACATATTCTTATTTGGAATACTTCAGCTTACTGATTATGCATTGCTTATGGGAACTTTAGGTTTATTTGCTGTTATTGCTCTTGCTATGTACTTTACTCGCAATGTTGATTGGTATGGTGAGAATAACTAA
- a CDS encoding DUF7638 domain-containing protein translates to MNKNNVYRNAKIEGRSFFGIIKNSSYFLSNLAIYEDGIVSAWEKFDIYQFEKALERKWVVSFIEDNEKLDIHGIGNFKILESQWLHKDDYYEYIKSILKEMNPEMQNIYKTTKREIEKLEKLKVSFMANPIDFKMKGQFGYDLSDGKSYFIFRKSDNYSSSKEIFLTCYAIYDDETISIYNDDNIYSFDDIKNMFEKNELLLYPKEDDTIIIENLAKLKLKPTIKYTNKKEKLKEIEENIKEISGKENAFDYAIKCYHNYLVYPSDYNRELLKEAYEKVPKHERMFLGNMDDKDSDFRRIIYTPNIKREV, encoded by the coding sequence ATGAACAAAAATAATGTATACAGAAATGCAAAAATAGAAGGCAGAAGTTTTTTTGGTATTATTAAAAATAGTTCTTATTTTCTTTCTAATTTAGCAATTTATGAAGATGGTATAGTAAGTGCTTGGGAGAAATTTGATATTTATCAGTTTGAAAAAGCATTGGAGAGAAAATGGGTTGTATCATTTATAGAAGATAATGAGAAATTGGATATTCATGGTATAGGCAATTTTAAAATATTAGAATCACAGTGGCTTCATAAAGATGATTATTATGAATACATTAAAAGCATATTAAAAGAAATGAATCCTGAAATGCAGAATATTTATAAAACTACTAAAAGAGAAATAGAAAAATTGGAAAAATTAAAAGTATCATTTATGGCTAATCCTATTGATTTTAAAATGAAAGGGCAATTCGGATATGATTTATCCGATGGTAAAAGTTATTTTATATTTAGAAAATCTGATAATTATTCATCAAGCAAAGAAATATTTTTAACTTGCTATGCCATTTATGATGATGAAACAATATCAATATATAATGATGACAATATATATTCTTTTGATGATATAAAAAATATGTTTGAGAAAAATGAACTGCTTTTATATCCAAAAGAAGATGATACTATCATAATAGAAAATCTTGCCAAACTGAAATTAAAACCAACTATAAAGTACACAAATAAAAAAGAAAAATTAAAAGAGATAGAAGAAAATATAAAAGAGATTTCAGGTAAAGAAAATGCTTTTGATTATGCAATAAAATGCTACCATAATTATCTTGTATATCCTTCAGATTATAACAGAGAATTATTAAAAGAGGCTTATGAAAAAGTACCTAAACATGAGAGAATGTTTTTAGGAAATATGGATGATAAAGACTCTGATTTTAGAAGAATAATATATACGCCTAATATAAAAAGAGAAGTATAA